One Spiroplasma sp. NBRC 100390 DNA window includes the following coding sequences:
- a CDS encoding ferritin-like domain-containing protein, giving the protein MTKLLNQNSNNDLQEYLTEHIKMQLQCFNLSDEANRLGFPGFAHYFKVQAQDEILHQRRIINFIADCDGTYCINNIKIDNENKQCDSLLMLMEHYQKYRQYFSNLTTKLANNAKEQHDLVTYKFYDWFIIDFYEELAEIKDIIDWIKMANNSYYDLDSKLGTREEPDTLLVIDPFSYHS; this is encoded by the coding sequence ATGACCAAATTATTAAACCAAAATAGTAATAATGATTTACAAGAATATTTAACCGAACATATTAAAATGCAATTACAATGTTTTAATTTAAGCGATGAAGCCAATCGGTTAGGTTTTCCTGGTTTTGCGCATTATTTTAAAGTTCAAGCACAAGATGAAATTTTACATCAACGTCGAATTATTAATTTTATTGCTGATTGTGATGGGACTTATTGTATTAATAATATTAAAATAGATAATGAAAATAAACAATGTGATTCGTTATTAATGCTAATGGAACATTACCAAAAATATCGTCAGTATTTTAGTAATCTAACTACTAAATTAGCAAATAATGCAAAAGAGCAACATGATTTAGTAACTTATAAATTTTATGATTGATTTATTATTGATTTTTATGAAGAATTAGCAGAAATAAAAGATATTATTGATTGAATTAAAATGGCAAATAATAGTTATTATGATTTGGATTCCAAATTAGGAACGCGAGAAGAACCAGATACCTTATTGGTAATTGACCCTTTTAGTTACCATAGTTAA
- a CDS encoding amino acid permease, translated as MLKKNNTHNKFGLSYFIWLGCNYVVSITFVGTFATLSNLDAPNAIGINVLWIIVLEGLIVGVCAHICSRLAWIHHSYNNGGIYIFVRTSFGRFWGIFVAFMQYITLPFLITFQIMMLLRGTFSAPWVAGYDQHHHLVIPWYAFNFGAFGDLWMDLIGIVIYLFFSFVIFGGMKLYKRLNDLTASLKLIAASVLILAGLYLAFQNGHDNFKYWSTNSHLNLNGFVKAFNSCFYFFTGFEVFTTAGRNIASARKNIGIGVIIVLIINVLSHLIIAIIFFAAFNHFVQNMNMGTWNSFHNKFAVYGGTIMMIMFVITLKINLIMQDSLYGGTSLQPLAYEGFLPDRFQKLNHDNISTKASLLHMSLTILSLFIWLIIPDLIKGINLTREYGFMCTIAQSLTYHEPFTGASLIAASSAITIFIYAMMFAVAIKLGITKQMKLKIWEWIVVPITMLILFFVLIWHYYTLINNILTATKATYQSALISGLIEFIFIGTAISFVTIWYFTYYRVKYCKRILCFPEQQAKIEQNFQVISQSKLVYEHIYQILLRYLKYYHQKNNAKDYQTVLQILTQLEHDFFIDDEERLTDEQQRC; from the coding sequence ATGCTTAAGAAGAATAATACGCATAATAAATTTGGTTTATCTTATTTTATTTGACTTGGTTGTAACTATGTTGTCAGCATTACTTTTGTTGGAACTTTTGCGACATTATCAAATTTAGATGCTCCCAATGCAATTGGGATTAATGTTTTATGAATCATTGTTTTAGAAGGACTTATTGTTGGGGTTTGTGCGCATATTTGTTCGCGGTTAGCATGAATTCATCATAGTTATAATAATGGTGGTATTTATATTTTTGTGCGCACTAGTTTTGGACGTTTTTGAGGAATTTTTGTTGCCTTTATGCAATACATAACATTACCATTTTTAATTACATTTCAAATTATGATGTTATTACGCGGAACTTTTAGTGCGCCATGGGTCGCTGGTTATGATCAACACCATCATCTTGTCATTCCCTGATATGCTTTTAATTTTGGTGCTTTTGGTGATTTATGGATGGATCTAATTGGAATTGTTATTTATTTATTTTTTTCCTTTGTTATTTTTGGCGGGATGAAATTATATAAACGCTTAAATGATTTAACAGCTAGTTTAAAATTAATTGCAGCAAGTGTTTTAATTTTGGCAGGACTTTATTTAGCTTTTCAAAATGGCCATGATAATTTCAAATATTGAAGTACTAATAGTCATTTAAATTTAAATGGTTTTGTTAAAGCCTTTAATTCATGTTTTTATTTTTTTACGGGCTTTGAAGTTTTTACAACTGCTGGTCGTAATATTGCGTCAGCGCGTAAAAACATTGGGATCGGAGTTATTATTGTTTTAATTATTAATGTTCTATCGCATTTAATTATTGCCATTATTTTCTTTGCTGCTTTTAATCACTTTGTGCAAAATATGAATATGGGAACTTGAAATAGTTTTCATAATAAATTTGCTGTTTATGGGGGCACGATTATGATGATTATGTTCGTAATTACATTAAAGATTAATTTAATTATGCAAGATAGTTTATATGGGGGAACCTCGTTGCAACCATTAGCTTATGAGGGGTTTCTTCCTGATCGGTTTCAAAAATTAAATCATGATAATATTTCTACGAAAGCTTCTTTATTACATATGAGTTTAACAATTCTTAGTTTATTTATTTGATTAATTATTCCAGATCTAATCAAGGGAATTAACTTAACAAGAGAATATGGTTTTATGTGTACGATTGCACAATCATTAACTTATCATGAACCCTTTACTGGAGCCTCATTAATAGCAGCTTCTTCTGCAATCACGATTTTTATTTATGCAATGATGTTTGCTGTTGCGATTAAATTAGGAATAACAAAACAAATGAAGTTAAAAATATGAGAATGAATTGTGGTACCAATTACAATGTTAATTTTGTTTTTTGTTTTAATTTGACATTATTATACTTTAATTAATAATATTTTAACGGCAACCAAAGCGACTTATCAAAGTGCTTTAATTTCTGGTCTTATTGAGTTTATCTTTATTGGAACAGCAATTAGTTTTGTTACAATTTGGTATTTTACTTATTATCGCGTGAAATATTGTAAACGCATATTATGTTTTCCAGAACAGCAAGCTAAAATTGAACAAAATTTTCAAGTAATTAGTCAATCAAAACTTGTTTATGAACACATTTATCAGATTTTATTACGTTATCTAAAATATTATCATCAAAAAAATAATGCAAAAGATTATCAAACGGTGTTACAAATCTTAACCCAGTTAGAACATGACTTTTTCATCGATGATGAAGAAAGGTTAACTGATGAGCAACAGCGGTGTTAA
- a CDS encoding restriction endonuclease PLD domain-containing protein has product MRKNIKKQGKIIGWISAGLLAVLGLSLGLIFGLRVSGHDNVAFSAEKTKLWDMITATPADTAHAVFINGFVGTSIVEKYLMENVKGKFSVDIIRSYKSTGHAPDEEEKVAKYNQQFLKGDVTKYANVIDKAMELSHMKSYFWFNDKKEMIRALTGSGNFSNNALLNAPSYKEVLYDVTNYEGIGRDLFCGGINATQQTKTTRLSQIYQANCAGFDIDKKETYQSGQNAIKVKSQFNDIVNLHQQNPKLKGAKGLLILSGDGGTEVIKEYLDQTAADNINLDVFVGNSPVGFKPILEKQMIADEKYSNRLNIIREHPRGSIEDDQGLIKNTTAKTHTKLYAWYNAQNELLAFWSGSANFTENGVKNNQSFREILLEMPLKNLNWKDELICKVVGAFKTKPSQRIQEFCR; this is encoded by the coding sequence GGTTGAATTAGTGCCGGTTTATTAGCAGTATTAGGATTAAGTTTAGGACTGATTTTTGGGTTAAGAGTTAGTGGCCATGATAATGTTGCTTTTTCAGCGGAAAAAACAAAATTATGGGATATGATTACAGCAACTCCAGCTGATACGGCGCATGCTGTTTTTATTAATGGTTTTGTTGGAACTTCAATTGTTGAAAAATATTTAATGGAAAATGTTAAGGGCAAGTTTTCTGTTGATATTATTCGTAGTTATAAAAGTACTGGGCACGCTCCTGATGAAGAGGAAAAAGTTGCGAAGTATAATCAGCAATTTTTAAAAGGGGATGTAACAAAATATGCGAATGTTATTGATAAAGCGATGGAGTTATCACATATGAAATCATATTTTTGATTTAATGATAAGAAGGAAATGATTCGGGCATTAACTGGGAGTGGTAATTTTTCTAACAACGCATTATTAAATGCACCTTCATATAAGGAAGTTTTATATGATGTTACTAATTATGAAGGGATTGGCCGTGATCTTTTTTGTGGCGGAATTAATGCAACACAACAGACAAAGACAACCCGACTTAGTCAAATTTATCAAGCAAATTGTGCCGGATTTGATATTGATAAAAAAGAAACTTATCAATCTGGGCAAAATGCTATTAAAGTAAAATCACAATTTAATGATATTGTTAATCTGCATCAACAGAATCCCAAGTTAAAAGGGGCAAAGGGGTTATTAATTTTATCTGGTGATGGGGGAACTGAAGTTATTAAAGAATATTTAGATCAAACAGCAGCGGACAATATTAATTTAGATGTTTTTGTTGGAAATAGCCCGGTTGGTTTTAAACCAATTTTGGAAAAACAAATGATTGCCGATGAAAAGTATAGTAATCGATTAAATATCATTCGTGAACATCCACGAGGAAGTATTGAAGATGATCAAGGTCTTATTAAAAACACAACAGCAAAAACACATACCAAACTATATGCTTGATATAATGCTCAAAATGAATTGTTAGCTTTTTGGTCAGGTAGTGCGAATTTTACAGAAAATGGGGTTAAAAACAATCAGTCTTTTCGCGAAATTTTACTAGAAATGCCATTAAAAAATTTAAATTGGAAGGACGAGTTAATTTGTAAAGTTGTTGGCGCTTTTAAAACAAAACCAAGTCAACGAATTCAAGAATTTTGTCGTTAA